A genomic region of Miscanthus floridulus cultivar M001 chromosome 3, ASM1932011v1, whole genome shotgun sequence contains the following coding sequences:
- the LOC136541589 gene encoding heterogeneous nuclear ribonucleoprotein 1-like isoform X1: protein MEAADYSGKLFVGGISWETDEDRLRQYFGRFGEVTEAVIMRDRSTGRARGFGFVVFSDATVAERVILDKHMIDGRMVEAKKAVPRDDHSIVSKSNTSSIGSPGPGRTRKIFVGGLPSNVTEADFRRYFEQFGVITDVVVMYDHNTQRPRGFGFITYDSEDAVDKALHKSFHELNGKMVEVKRAVPKEQSPGPVARSPAGVGQNYAMNRVHSFLNGFNQGYRPNPIGGYGMRVDGRFGLLSGARNGFSSFGPGYGMGMNVEGGMSGTFGANSGFISNSNGRQMGSYFNGSSNRLSSPIGYLGLNYDSGSMLSSMSRNVWGNGSLNYPSNPTNMSAFAPPGNGGQVSITGDNWGGLPSAHGLGSISSLGSGNLGRGAGDNNFGLPSGSYGRSNSTGTIGEPFSASGNAYEVNNPDTYGSSSIYGGTSWRFASSEVDMPSFSHDLGNVDPNIKSDMSASYMGNYPVNNNQPSRGQLPFQHFSLNYT, encoded by the exons atGGAGGCCGCCGACTACTCCGGGAAGCTCTTCGTCGGCGGCATCTCGTGGGAGACGGACGAGGACCGCCTCCGCCAGTACTTCGGCCGCTTCGGGGAGGTTACTGAGGCCGTCATCATGCGGGACCGCAGCACGGGCCGCGCCCGCGGTTTCGGCTTCGTGGTCTTCTCTGACGCCACGGTCGCCGAGCGCGTCATCTTGGACAAACACATGATCGACGGCCGAATG GTGGAGGCCAAGAAGGCTGTTCCCAGGGATGACCACAGTATCgtgagcaagagcaacacaagcAGCATAGGGTCACCTGGACCAGGTCGAACCAGAAAGATCTTTGTTGGAGGTCTGCCCTCAAATGTTACAGAGGCTGACTTCAGAAGGTATTTTGAGCAGTTCGGTGTCATAACTGATGTAGTTGTGATGTACGACCACAACACGCAGAGACCGAGGGGCTTTGGCTTCATCACCTACGATTCAGAAGACGCCGTGGACAAAGCCCTGCACAAGAGCTTCCATGAGCTGAATGGTAAAATGGTTGAGGTCAAGAGGGCTGTTCCAAAGGAGCAGTCTCCTGGACCTGTTGCACGCTCACCTGCGGGAGTGGGGCAGAACTATGCTATGAACAGGGTTCATAGCTTCCTCAATGGCTTCAACCAGGGTTACAGGCCAAACCCTATAGGAGGTTACGGCATGAGGGTCGATGGAAGGTTTGGCCTGCTTTCAGGTGCACGAAATGGGTTCTCTTCTTTTGGCCCAGGTTATGGAATGGGTATGAATGTTGAAGGTGGGATGAGCGGAACTTTTGGTGCAAACTCTGGTTTCATCAGTAACTCCAACGGGAGGCAAATGGGTTCGTACTTTAATGGAAGTTCGAACAGATTGAGTAGTCCTATTGGGTACCTTGGTCTAAATTATGACTCAGGATCAATGTTGAGTTCCATGTCTAGGAATGTTTGGGGTAATGGGAGTCTAAACTACCCGAGCAATCCTACAAACATGAGTGCTTTTGCTCCCCCTGGAAATGGGGGTCAAGTCAGTATTACCGGCGACAATTGGGGAGGTCTCCCTTCTGCTCATGGGTTGGGCAGCATTTCAAGCCTTGGGTCAGGGAACCTTGGCCGTGGAGCTGGAGATAATAACTTTGGTTTGCCTTCTGGCTCCTATGGGAGGAGCAATTCAACTGGTACAATTGGTGAGCCTTTTTCTGCATCAGGCAATGCATATGAAGTGAACAACCCAGATACATATGGGAGCAGCTCTATTTATGGTGGCACATCCTGGAGGTTTGCTTCATCTGAAGTTGACATGCCTTCTTTCAGTCACGATCTTGGAAATGTTGATCCAAATATCAAATCAGACATGTCAGCAAGTTACATGGGCAATTATCCTGTTAACAACAATCAGCCAAGCAGAGGTCAGTTGCCATTTCAGCATTTTTCTCTGAATTACACATAG
- the LOC136541588 gene encoding HIPL1 protein-like, with amino-acid sequence MRASTLTGAMLIAAAVLLLVAVQNGHCAQLCMDSTFPRTINESLSFCGYNGTSCCNATDAAAVQKQFAAMNISGTPCGDIVKNILCARCNPYAGELYTVTTTPRTVPLLCTTTGVSSRLSSTKPAAAAAATDYCTEVWDTCKDVPIPGSPFQAPKGTAPAPAPRLTDLWQSSSEFCGSLGGTGGKSPSSPCLDGGGAAFNSTRPALPLNGMCLERVGNGSYLDMAAHPDGSGRVFLSNQAGKVFLATVPPQGSGKTLQLDAANPFLDITDEVHLDNEFGLMGIAFHPDFAANGRFFVSYNCDKTQSATCAGRCACNSDVGCDPSKLGADNGKQPCQYQSVVAEYSANSTSGTPATATSANPAEVRRILTLGLPFTTHHGGQILFSPADGYMYFAMGDGGSVGDPWNFAQNKKTLLGKILRIDVNTMPSGNTTAGWGNYGIPKDNPASTDPSFAPEVFALGFKNPWRCSFDSGKPSYMYCADVGQAAYEEVDLVMKGGNYGWRVFEGPLPFNPPSTPGGNTSADSINAIAPVMGYAHSSVNKNVGSASITGGYVYRSMTDPCLNGRYLYADLYAKSMWAGVESPEGSGVYNVSALTFGCSKTSPIPCDFAAGSSLPSLGYIFSFGEDNARDVYLLTSKGVYRVVDPAECNYACPVKSSAPGAATPPPGAAPSSAFRARAPAFATTLLTGLLFGFLSFRF; translated from the exons ATGAGAGCGTCGACGTTGACCGGGGCAATGCTCATCGCCGCCGCCGTGCTGCTCCTCGTCGCCGTCCAGAATGGCCATTGCGCGCAACTGTGCATGGACTCAA CGTTCCCGAGGACGATCAACGAGTCCCTCTCCTTCTGCGGCTACAACGGCACCTCCTGCTGCAACGCCACGGACGCCGCCGCCGTCCAGAAGCAGTTCGCGGCCATGAACATCTCCGGCACGCCGTGCGGCGACATCGTCAAGAACATCCTCTGCGCG AGATGCAACCCGTACGCCGGCGAGCTGTACACCGTGACGACGACCCCGCGGACGGTGCCGCTGCTGTGCACCACCACCGGCGTGTCGAGCCGCCTGAGCAGCACCAagcccgcggcggcggccgcggcgacgGACTACTGCACGGAGGTGTGGGACACCTGCAAGGACGTGCCCATCCCGGGGTCGCCGTTCCAGGCGCCCAAGggcacggcgccggcgccggcgccgcggctGACCGACCTGTGGCAGTCCTCCAGCGAGTTCTGCGGCTCGCTGGGCGGCACCGGCGGCAAGTCGCCGTCGTCGCCGTGCCTCGACGGCGGGGGCGCGGCGTTCAACTCCACCCGCCCGGCGCTGCCGCTGAACGGCATGTGCCTGGAGCGCGTCGGCAACGGGTCGTACCTCGACATGGCGGCGCACCCGGACGGGTCCGGCCGCGTGTTCCTGAGCAACCAGGCCGGGAAGGTGTTCCTGGCCACCGTGCCGCCGCAGGGCTCCGGGAAGACGCTGCAGCTGGACGCGGCGAACCCGTTCCTCGACATCACCGACGAGGTGCACCTGGACAACGAGTTCGGGCTCATGGGCATCGCCTTCCACCCGGACTTCGCCGCCAACGGCCGCTTCTTCGTCTCCTACAACTGCGACAAGACGCAGTCGGCCACGTGCGCCGGCCGCTGCGCCTGCAACTCCGACGTCGGATGCGACCCGTCCAAGCTCGGCGCCGACAACGGCAAGCAGCCGTGCCAGTACCAGAGCGTCGTCGCCGAGTACAGCGCCAACTCCACCTCCGGCACGCCGGCGACG GCGACCTCGGCGAACCCGGCGGAGGTGAGGAGGATCTTGACGCTGGGGCTGCCGTTCACGACGCACCACGGCGGGCAGATCCTCTTCAGCCCGGCCGACGGCTACATGTACTTCGCCATGGGCGACGGCGGCAGCGTCGGCGACCCCTGGAACTTCGCGCAGAACAAGAAGACGCTGCTCGGCAAGATACTCCGGATCGACGTCAACACCATGCCAA GTGGCAACACCACGGCTGGGTGGGGAAACTACGGCATCCCCAAGGACAACCCCGCCTCCACTGATCCTAGCTTCGCGCCGGAGGTGTTCGCTCTCGGCTTCAAGAACCCCTGGCGGTGCAGCTTCGACTCCGGCAAGCCGTCCTACATGTACTGCGCCGATGTCGG GCAGGCGGCGTACGAGGAGGTGGACCTGGTGATGAAGGGCGGCAACTACGGGTGGCGCGTGTTCGAGGGCCCTCTGCCGTTCAATCCGCCGTCCACACCCGGCGGCAACACCTCCGCCGACTCCATCAACGCCATCGCCCCCGTGATGGGCTACGCCCACAGCTCCGTCAACAAGAACGTCGGCTCCGCTTCCATCACCGGCGGCTACGTCTACCGCTCCATGACGGACCCCTGCCTCAACGGCAGGTACCTGTACGCCGACCTGTACGCCAAGTCGATGTGGGCCGGGGTCGAGTCGCCGGAGGGCAGCGGCGTGTACAACGTGTCGGCGCTGACGTTTGGCTGCTCCAAGACCTCGCCCATCCCGTGCGACTTCGCCGCGGGCAGCTCGCTGCCGTCGCTGGGCTACATCTTCTCCTTCGGCGAGGACAACGCCAGGGACGTCTACCTGCTCACCAGCAAGGGCGTGTACCGGGTGGTCGACCCCGCCGAGTGCAACTACGCGTGCCCCGTCAAGAGCTCGGCCCCGGGCGCGGCCACGCCGCCGCCCGGCGCTGCCCCGAGCTCCGCGTTCAGGGCGCGCGCGCCGGCGTTCGCGACGACGCTGCTGACGGGACTGCTGTTCGGCTTCCTGAGTTTCAGATTTTGA
- the LOC136541589 gene encoding heterogeneous nuclear ribonucleoprotein 1-like isoform X3, protein MEAADYSGKLFVGGISWETDEDRLRQYFGRFGEVTEAVIMRDRSTGRARGFGFVVFSDATVAERVILDKHMIDGRMVEAKKAVPRDDHSIVSKSNTSSIGSPGPGRTRKIFVGGLPSNVTEADFRRYFEQFGVITDVVVMYDHNTQRPRGFGFITYDSEDAVDKALHKSFHELNGKMVEVKRAVPKEQSPGPVARSPAGVGQNYAMNRVHSFLNGFNQGYRPNPIGGYGMRVDGRFGLLSGARNGFSSFGPGYGMGMNVEGGMSGTFGANSGFISNSNGRQMGSYFNGSSNRLSSPIGYLGLNYDSGSMLSSMSRNVWGNGSLNYPSNPTNMSAFAPPGNGGQVSITGDNWGGLPSAHGLGSISSLGSGNLGRGAGDNNFGLPSGSYGRSNSTGTIGEPFSASGNAYEVNNPDTYGSSSIYGGTSWRFASSEVDMPSFSHDLGNVDPNIKSDMSASYMGNYPVNNNQPSRV, encoded by the exons atGGAGGCCGCCGACTACTCCGGGAAGCTCTTCGTCGGCGGCATCTCGTGGGAGACGGACGAGGACCGCCTCCGCCAGTACTTCGGCCGCTTCGGGGAGGTTACTGAGGCCGTCATCATGCGGGACCGCAGCACGGGCCGCGCCCGCGGTTTCGGCTTCGTGGTCTTCTCTGACGCCACGGTCGCCGAGCGCGTCATCTTGGACAAACACATGATCGACGGCCGAATG GTGGAGGCCAAGAAGGCTGTTCCCAGGGATGACCACAGTATCgtgagcaagagcaacacaagcAGCATAGGGTCACCTGGACCAGGTCGAACCAGAAAGATCTTTGTTGGAGGTCTGCCCTCAAATGTTACAGAGGCTGACTTCAGAAGGTATTTTGAGCAGTTCGGTGTCATAACTGATGTAGTTGTGATGTACGACCACAACACGCAGAGACCGAGGGGCTTTGGCTTCATCACCTACGATTCAGAAGACGCCGTGGACAAAGCCCTGCACAAGAGCTTCCATGAGCTGAATGGTAAAATGGTTGAGGTCAAGAGGGCTGTTCCAAAGGAGCAGTCTCCTGGACCTGTTGCACGCTCACCTGCGGGAGTGGGGCAGAACTATGCTATGAACAGGGTTCATAGCTTCCTCAATGGCTTCAACCAGGGTTACAGGCCAAACCCTATAGGAGGTTACGGCATGAGGGTCGATGGAAGGTTTGGCCTGCTTTCAGGTGCACGAAATGGGTTCTCTTCTTTTGGCCCAGGTTATGGAATGGGTATGAATGTTGAAGGTGGGATGAGCGGAACTTTTGGTGCAAACTCTGGTTTCATCAGTAACTCCAACGGGAGGCAAATGGGTTCGTACTTTAATGGAAGTTCGAACAGATTGAGTAGTCCTATTGGGTACCTTGGTCTAAATTATGACTCAGGATCAATGTTGAGTTCCATGTCTAGGAATGTTTGGGGTAATGGGAGTCTAAACTACCCGAGCAATCCTACAAACATGAGTGCTTTTGCTCCCCCTGGAAATGGGGGTCAAGTCAGTATTACCGGCGACAATTGGGGAGGTCTCCCTTCTGCTCATGGGTTGGGCAGCATTTCAAGCCTTGGGTCAGGGAACCTTGGCCGTGGAGCTGGAGATAATAACTTTGGTTTGCCTTCTGGCTCCTATGGGAGGAGCAATTCAACTGGTACAATTGGTGAGCCTTTTTCTGCATCAGGCAATGCATATGAAGTGAACAACCCAGATACATATGGGAGCAGCTCTATTTATGGTGGCACATCCTGGAGGTTTGCTTCATCTGAAGTTGACATGCCTTCTTTCAGTCACGATCTTGGAAATGTTGATCCAAATATCAAATCAGACATGTCAGCAAGTTACATGGGCAATTATCCTGTTAACAACAATCAGCCAAGCAGAG
- the LOC136543573 gene encoding uncharacterized protein, which translates to MDIMAQAIAGLARGGHRGHGGNGGSARHPKGLSSYQDFLKTHPPTFTPSDEPLEAEHWLRTMEQKFWLLRVTDEQKVRFAAQQLLGSVGAWWDTFQAMELPNHPTTWQEFSTMFREFFIPAGIINQKVTEFLELRQENRTMMEYVNKFNHLAQYAGSQVDTNDKKRECFFCGLAPLLQEKLYTANYQTFGALMNVAIAIKGF; encoded by the coding sequence ATGGACATTATGGCACAAGCTATCGCGGGCCTCGCTCGCGGAGGCCACAGGGGTCACGGTGGGAACGGGGGTAGTGCCCGTCATCCTAAGGGACTATCCTCCTATCAGGACTTCCttaagactcacccacccaccttcaccccatctgatgagcctctagaggcggagcactggcttcgcactatGGAACAGAAGTTTTGGCTCCTCAGAGTGaccgacgagcagaaggtgcgctttgcagcgcaacagcttttggggtccgtaggtgcatggtgggacaccttCCAGGCCATGGAGCTACCGAATCATCCAACaacctggcaggagttctccaccatgttccgagagttctttatccctgctggcatcatcaaccagaaggtgactgAGTTCTTGGAGCTGCGCCAGGAGAACAGGACAATGATGGAATATGTGAATAAGTTtaatcacttggctcagtatgctggtagtcaggtggataCTAATGACAAGAAGAGGGAATGCTTCTTTTGTGGTCTAGCTCCCCTCCTTCAGGAAAAGCTCTACACGgcaaactatcagacctttggggctctgatgaacgtcGCCATTGCTATTAAGGGTTTTTAG
- the LOC136541589 gene encoding heterogeneous nuclear ribonucleoprotein 1-like isoform X2, which produces MEAADYSGKLFVGGISWETDEDRLRQYFGRFGEVTEAVIMRDRSTGRARGFGFVVFSDATVAERVILDKHMIDGRMVEAKKAVPRDDHSIVSKSNTSSIGSPGPGRTRKIFVGGLPSNVTEADFRRYFEQFGVITDVVVMYDHNTQRPRGFGFITYDSEDAVDKALHKSFHELNGKMVEVKRAVPKEQSPGPVARSPAGVGQNYAMNRVHSFLNGFNQGYRPNPIGGYGMRVDGRFGLLSGARNGFSSFGPGYGMGMNVEGGMSGTFGANSGFISNSNGRQMGSYFNGSSNRLSSPIGYLGLNYDSGSMLSSMSRNVWGNGSLNYPSNPTNMSAFAPPGNGGQVSITGDNWGGLPSAHGLGSISSLGSGNLGRGAGDNNFGLPSGSYGRSNSTGTIGEPFSASGNAYEVNNPDTYGSSSIYGGTSWRFASSEVDMPSFSHDLGNVDPNIKSDMSASYMGNYPVNNNQPSRGITS; this is translated from the exons atGGAGGCCGCCGACTACTCCGGGAAGCTCTTCGTCGGCGGCATCTCGTGGGAGACGGACGAGGACCGCCTCCGCCAGTACTTCGGCCGCTTCGGGGAGGTTACTGAGGCCGTCATCATGCGGGACCGCAGCACGGGCCGCGCCCGCGGTTTCGGCTTCGTGGTCTTCTCTGACGCCACGGTCGCCGAGCGCGTCATCTTGGACAAACACATGATCGACGGCCGAATG GTGGAGGCCAAGAAGGCTGTTCCCAGGGATGACCACAGTATCgtgagcaagagcaacacaagcAGCATAGGGTCACCTGGACCAGGTCGAACCAGAAAGATCTTTGTTGGAGGTCTGCCCTCAAATGTTACAGAGGCTGACTTCAGAAGGTATTTTGAGCAGTTCGGTGTCATAACTGATGTAGTTGTGATGTACGACCACAACACGCAGAGACCGAGGGGCTTTGGCTTCATCACCTACGATTCAGAAGACGCCGTGGACAAAGCCCTGCACAAGAGCTTCCATGAGCTGAATGGTAAAATGGTTGAGGTCAAGAGGGCTGTTCCAAAGGAGCAGTCTCCTGGACCTGTTGCACGCTCACCTGCGGGAGTGGGGCAGAACTATGCTATGAACAGGGTTCATAGCTTCCTCAATGGCTTCAACCAGGGTTACAGGCCAAACCCTATAGGAGGTTACGGCATGAGGGTCGATGGAAGGTTTGGCCTGCTTTCAGGTGCACGAAATGGGTTCTCTTCTTTTGGCCCAGGTTATGGAATGGGTATGAATGTTGAAGGTGGGATGAGCGGAACTTTTGGTGCAAACTCTGGTTTCATCAGTAACTCCAACGGGAGGCAAATGGGTTCGTACTTTAATGGAAGTTCGAACAGATTGAGTAGTCCTATTGGGTACCTTGGTCTAAATTATGACTCAGGATCAATGTTGAGTTCCATGTCTAGGAATGTTTGGGGTAATGGGAGTCTAAACTACCCGAGCAATCCTACAAACATGAGTGCTTTTGCTCCCCCTGGAAATGGGGGTCAAGTCAGTATTACCGGCGACAATTGGGGAGGTCTCCCTTCTGCTCATGGGTTGGGCAGCATTTCAAGCCTTGGGTCAGGGAACCTTGGCCGTGGAGCTGGAGATAATAACTTTGGTTTGCCTTCTGGCTCCTATGGGAGGAGCAATTCAACTGGTACAATTGGTGAGCCTTTTTCTGCATCAGGCAATGCATATGAAGTGAACAACCCAGATACATATGGGAGCAGCTCTATTTATGGTGGCACATCCTGGAGGTTTGCTTCATCTGAAGTTGACATGCCTTCTTTCAGTCACGATCTTGGAAATGTTGATCCAAATATCAAATCAGACATGTCAGCAAGTTACATGGGCAATTATCCTGTTAACAACAATCAGCCAAGCAGAG
- the LOC136545509 gene encoding protein EARLY FLOWERING 5-like, with protein MKTTKGGKVMNPTDAFRKEQRKKELKRNKKERKKVREVGILKKDPEAIRDQIDKLEKMKADGALDKARKHKKRQLEDTYNLIVKKRKEYEQKMKEKGEQPIMFSHLAPPKRRPTADEDDRANPKPEDSVYYHPTLNPSGAPPPGKPPMYKSSIGPRIPLPSSSSTGASSSMSESEAGPSTLPPPPPPPPLPATSESVDPSAPPFPLPPLPPPPPPPPKPNSDAALPGLPPPPPPPPGPPPREPVSGHTVLPPPPPSSNPPPASSANESKTNSAQPSVVLPPPPPPPGLPPKSTDMEAASTSKDTPGLKEDTAARVLPPPPPPSLPPLPPRPPMQSDMLAPGVMRFPPPPPPPDSRPLLMAPGVNRPPPPPPGFPPSQMPMPPYGVLPGPPPMLRPPFLPGPPMQLDEFAAFAPRPQLPQQPSYVKSAAPTVVKRPLAQHTPELTAMVPASVRVKRESALPKPKPKVQQQQSSTASISKPSVTLIRSDAQPSSAAPKPPSMDDSYMAFLEDMKELGALDG; from the exons ATGAAGACGACCAAGGGGGGCAAGGTGATGAACCCCACCGACGCCTTCCGCAAGGAGCAGCGGAAGAAGGAGCTCAAGCGG AACAAAAAGGAAAGGAAGAAGGTGCGGGAAGTTGGTATTTTGAAAAAGGATCCGGAGGCTATACGGGATCAGATCGATAAATTGGAGAAGATGA AGGCTGATGGTGCTCTCGACAAGGCTAGGAAACATAAGAAAAGACAGCTTGAGGATACGTACAATCTTATTGTTAAGAAACGAAAG GAATATgaacagaaaatgaaagagaaggGTGAGCAACCGATTATGTTCAG CCATCTTGCACCACCAAAGAGGCGGCCTACAGCAGATGAAGATGATAGAGCTAATCCTAAGCCCGAG gactctgttTACTATCATCCAACCTTAAATCCATCTGGAGCGCCGCCACCTGGAAAACCTCCGATGTACAAATCATCTATAG GACCAAGGATCCCACTGCCTTCCTCATCCAGCACCGGGGCCTCATCTTCCATGTCAGAGTCTGAAGCAGGTCCATCGACCCTACCACcccctccaccgccaccaccattgCCAGCCACCTCAGAGTCCGTTGATCCATCTGCTCCTCCTTTCCCTTTGCCTCCACTCCCACCACCGCCCCCACCACCACCTAAACCTAACAGTGACGCAGCACTACCAGGATTACCTCCGCCACCTCCGCCGCCTCCTGGCCCACCTCCAAGAGAACCTGTATCAGGTCATACAGTACTTCCACCACCTCCACCCTCATCAAATCCACCACCAGCGTCTAGTGCAAATGAGAGCAAAACAAATTCTGCTCAG CCCTCAGTTGTCCTGCCTCCACCACCCCCGCCGCCCGGTTTGCCACCAAAATCAACTGACATGGAGGCCGCTAGCACTTCAAAGGACACTCCTGGACTTAAAGAAGATACTGCAGCGAGGGTCTtgccaccaccgcctccacccAGTTTGCCACCTTTACCTCCAAGGCCTCCAATGCAATCTGATATGCTAGCTCCTGGAGTCATGAGATTTCCaccacctccgccaccaccaGATTCAAGGCCACTGCTTATGGCTCCTGGAGTTAACAGgccccctccacctcctccaggATTTCCCCCGTCTCAAATGCCAATGCCACCGTATGGTGTGCTCCCTGGTCCGCCACCGATGCTTAGGCCTCCATTTTTGCCAGGACCCCCTATGCAACTAGATGAGTTTGCTGCCTTCGCACCACGGCCTCAGTTACCTCAGCAGCCATCATATGTGAAGTCAGCTGCCCCAACAGTTGTAAAGAGACCATTAGCACAGCACACTCCTGAGCTGACAGCTATG GTTCCTGCATCAGTCCGGGTCAAGAGAGAATCTGCTCTCCCCAAACCAAAACCAAAGGTGCAGCAGCAGCAGTCATCAACAGCATCCATTTCGAAGCCTTCGGTGACCCTGATAAGAAGTGATGCTCAGCCTTCTTCAGCAGCACCAAAGCCGCCAAGTATGGACGACTCTTATATGGCATTCTTGGAAGATATGAAGGAACTAGGGGCACTTGATGGGTAA